A window of Pan paniscus chromosome 10, NHGRI_mPanPan1-v2.0_pri, whole genome shotgun sequence contains these coding sequences:
- the TEX52 gene encoding testis-expressed protein 52, giving the protein MASNRQRSLRGPSHPSHMEEPFLQMVQASESLPSSQTWAQREFFLPSESWEFPGFTRQAYHQLALKLPPCTDMKSKVRQRLIHPWKGGAQHTWGFHTWLDVCRLPATFPTRPDRPYDSNVWRWLTDSNAHRCPPTEHPIPPPSWMGQNSFLTFIHCYPTFVDMKRKKQVIFRTVKELKEVEKLKLRSEARAPPLDAQGNIQPPASFKKYRHISAGGRFEPQGLQLMPNPFPNNFARSWPCPNPLPHYQEKVLKLALLPSAPLSQDLIRDFQTLIKDRTALPLHHLSKAQASKSPARKRKRRPGHF; this is encoded by the exons ATGGCCAGTAACCGGCAAAGATCACTCAGAGGGCCCAGTCACCCATCTCATATGGAAGAACCTTTCCTGCAG ATGGTCCAGGCCAGCGAGTCCCTCCCATCCTCCCAAACGTGGGCTCAGCGTGAGTTCTTCCTCCCCAGTGAGTCCTGGGAGTTCCCTGGCTTCACCCGGCAAGCCTACCACCAGCTGGCTCTGAAGCTGCCGCCCTGCACAGATATGAAGTCCAAGGTGCGTCAGCGGCTCATCCACCCTTGGAAGGGTGGCGCCCAGCACACCTGGGGCTTTCACACGTGGCTCGATGTGTGCCGTCTGCCTGCCACCTTCCCCACCCGGCCTGACAGGCCCTACGATAGCAATGTCTGGCGCTGGCTGACCGACTCCAATGCCCACAGATGCCCCCCCACGGAGCACCCCATCccccctccctcctggatggggcaaAACAGCTTCCTGACCTTCATCCACTGTTATCCCACGTTTGTGGACATGAAAAGGAAGAAGCAGGTGATTTTCAGGACAGTGAAGGAGTTGAAGGAGGTGGAGAAGCTCAAGTTGAGGAGTGAGGCAAGAGCACCCCCACTCGATGCCCAGGGCAACATCCAGCCGCCAGCGAGCTTCAAGAA GTACCGGCACATATCCGCTGGTGGGAGGTTTGAACCCCAGGGCCTCCAGCTCATGCCCAATCCGTTTCCCAATAATTTCGCCAGGAGCTGGCCCTGCCCGAACCCTCTGCCTCACTACCAGGAGAAGGTGCTAAAGCTGGCCTTGCTGCCCAGCGCGCCCCTGAGCCAGGACCTCATAAGGGATTTCCAAACCCTGATAAAGGACAGAACTGCCTTACCCCTCCACCATCTCTCCAAGGCACAAGCAAGCAAATCCCCagcaaggaagaggaagagaagacctgGACACTTCTAG